The DNA sequence CGATCGCTCCATGGCAAACTCCGGATCAACCATGACCTCTGGAGACGTGGCGATCATCCTATTCGAGGCTTGGCTCTGCATCACCGTTTCCTTCACCTCATCCAATGGACTTGGCTCCATGTCTATTGAAACCGGAGGGTGCCAGTCTTGAGGGATTGGTTTTGCCTGAGCCTCTTGACCCATGTCCTGTCCTGCGATCGCTGCCACGGTTGCCAAAGCTAAAGTTGGTACGCGCACATCGTCTCCTGTATATAAGGGCACTCGTCAATGCAGATAGAATCCAGGCACAGCCAATCCAGCCAAGCTCCACTGAACGAAGCTGTGTCTTAAATACCACTACATCACTGCCTAGTGATACACGGGAGTTTATTCCTGATCAGGACAAAATCACCTAAAACTGCCTTAAGAAGCGCAAGTCACTGTTATAGAGCCGACGGATGTCGTCCATCTGGTGCAACACCATGGCGAATCGCTCCACCCCAAAGCCCGCTGCGAACCCGGTATAGATTTCGGGATCGTAGCCCACTGCTTTCAACACATTGGGATCGACCATGCCGCAGCCCATCACCTCTAGCCAGCGACCGCGCCACATCACATCCACCTCAGCGGACGGTTCAGTAAAGGGGAAGAAGCTGGGACGTAGACGAATCTGAATATCACCAAAGATCTCTTCTAAAAAGACTTTCAGCGTTCCGCGCAGATCGGTAAAGGTCAACCCTTCATCCACCGCCAAAATCTCAACTTGATGGAACACCGCTGAGTGGGTCGCATCAACCGTATCGCGGCGGTAGCACCGTCCCGGAATCGCCACTCGAATGGGTGGATCGTTGTTCTCCATGTAGCGGATCTGCACTGACGAGGTGTGCGTCCGCAACAGGTTGCCATCCGGCAGATACAAGGTGTCCTGCATGTCGCGTGCCGGATGGTCTTCTAAAAAGTTGAGTGCCTCGAAGTTGTAGTAGTCCGTCTCCATCTCTGGGCCTTCGGCAACCGTGTAGCCCAACCCTACGAAAATGTCTAACACCCGCTCGATTGTGCTTGTCAGTGGGTGGGTATGCCCTTGCGGTATGTATACTCCTGGCATCGTCACATCGATTTTTTCGGCTGCCAGTTGAGCCTCAATCTGAGCCGCCTGTAAAGTCTCGCGTTTTTGGTCGAGGGCTGTCTGCAACACCTCTTTGACTTCATTGGCAAGGGCACCGATGCGGGGGCGATCGCTCGCGTCCAGTTTCCCCATCCCTCCTAACACCTGGGAGAGGCTACCTTTCTTCCCTAAATACTTGATCCGCAGTTGTTCTAGCTGCTCCAACGTCGTCGTATTGGCGATCGCATCCTGCGCCTCCTGCCGCAAGTGGGTTAGTTGAGATTCAAGCTCGTTGAGCACTGTAGCCATGCCTGGAATTGCCTGTGATAAAGAAACAGCTAAGACTATTTCAGTTTATCCCTAAATGCGGAGGGCTGAGCCACTCCCCTGTCCTCTCCTGAGCCACCCTGCTTTCATTACCCATTGATCATCCTCAGTTAACGATACTACTCCGGGGATTGGTCTATTCTG is a window from the Oscillatoria sp. FACHB-1407 genome containing:
- the pheS gene encoding phenylalanine--tRNA ligase subunit alpha; translated protein: MATVLNELESQLTHLRQEAQDAIANTTTLEQLEQLRIKYLGKKGSLSQVLGGMGKLDASDRPRIGALANEVKEVLQTALDQKRETLQAAQIEAQLAAEKIDVTMPGVYIPQGHTHPLTSTIERVLDIFVGLGYTVAEGPEMETDYYNFEALNFLEDHPARDMQDTLYLPDGNLLRTHTSSVQIRYMENNDPPIRVAIPGRCYRRDTVDATHSAVFHQVEILAVDEGLTFTDLRGTLKVFLEEIFGDIQIRLRPSFFPFTEPSAEVDVMWRGRWLEVMGCGMVDPNVLKAVGYDPEIYTGFAAGFGVERFAMVLHQMDDIRRLYNSDLRFLRQF